A DNA window from Selenomonas sp. oral taxon 126 contains the following coding sequences:
- a CDS encoding ATP-grasp domain-containing protein, producing MRVWFNRWFSTAYHLITLMRAGAPDGTVFVGSSPNPHMLYRLVCDEWEEEPALPPGEEYAAFALRFCREHAIDVFFPRHALTELARHRDAFRAQGTILATGAAEMMALLDEKAAAYEFFAARMPALVPPYRVAHSYEEFVAAYEELRPLCARVCYKLTQDEGARTFRVIDDRIAEAGAVWSKPGTKLTWEMAQKIMRGYDFSVPFLLMPYLDGREISADCMETAAGPIVIPRFKTDHRYSEVCFDADIMALCTEVMQHLQIDVPINIQLRSDGTRYFLLEVNPRMSGGLQLSCLASGINVPAIALSRLVGTELPWAYPEHGGVRRVANLETPQLLEG from the coding sequence ATGCGCGTATGGTTCAATCGCTGGTTCAGCACGGCATATCATCTGATCACGCTGATGCGTGCGGGCGCGCCCGACGGCACTGTCTTCGTCGGGTCATCACCGAACCCGCATATGCTCTACCGCCTCGTCTGCGATGAATGGGAGGAGGAACCGGCGCTGCCGCCCGGGGAGGAGTATGCCGCGTTCGCACTGCGCTTTTGCAGGGAGCATGCCATTGACGTGTTCTTCCCGCGCCATGCGCTCACAGAGCTTGCGCGGCATCGGGACGCATTCCGCGCGCAGGGGACGATCCTTGCGACGGGGGCGGCGGAGATGATGGCGCTCCTCGATGAAAAGGCGGCGGCGTACGAATTCTTTGCCGCGCGCATGCCCGCGCTCGTCCCCCCCTACCGCGTGGCGCACAGCTATGAGGAGTTCGTCGCGGCGTATGAGGAGCTGCGTCCCCTCTGCGCGCGCGTCTGCTACAAGCTGACGCAGGACGAGGGGGCGCGGACGTTCCGCGTCATCGACGACCGTATCGCAGAGGCGGGGGCGGTCTGGTCGAAGCCCGGCACGAAGCTGACATGGGAGATGGCGCAGAAAATTATGCGCGGCTATGATTTCTCCGTTCCGTTCCTCCTGATGCCCTATCTCGACGGGCGGGAGATCAGCGCGGACTGCATGGAGACGGCGGCGGGACCGATCGTCATCCCGCGTTTCAAGACCGACCACCGCTACTCGGAGGTATGCTTCGATGCGGACATCATGGCGCTCTGCACGGAGGTCATGCAGCATCTGCAGATCGACGTGCCCATCAACATCCAGCTGCGGAGCGACGGCACGCGCTACTTCCTGCTTGAGGTCAATCCGCGTATGTCGGGCGGGCTGCAGCTCTCCTGCCTCGCCTCGGGGATCAATGTGCCCGCGATTGCGCTCAGCCGCCTCGTCGGCACGGAGCTGCCGTGGGCGTATCCGGAGCACGGCGGTGTGCGGCGCGTGGCGAACCTTGAGACACCGCAGCTGCTCGAAGGATGA
- a CDS encoding phosphoribosyltransferase domain-containing protein, translating to MQMDYTADMVLRVAQRHRNEKRGYLLVNPLQGKHMPVPPHAALDMMAALGRRVAAQHPEARLVIGFAETATAIGGIVAEEISPSCTYIQTTREKPADVSRWIEFMEEHSHAPEQRLAADALEEALARTDTVVFVDDELSTGRTLCNIIVQMRAALPALCGKKLVAASLLNRLTEADTARLRAHGAESIALLHLPEGDYEARAAGIAAHAPEVCAPERAIPCRRLVLPSCRTPRTGVMIGDYMAHWREEGHRLAASLPWGAGERVLVLGTEECMLPGLLIGRAVEERGADHVCFHATTRSPIGIATAEGYPIRAGWQLQSFYEAGRTTYIYNLEPYDHVLIVTDAAQAVEDGVQSLLAALGRSGSTDIVCLTAGGCGKDE from the coding sequence ATGCAGATGGACTATACGGCGGACATGGTGCTGCGCGTGGCGCAGCGGCACAGGAATGAGAAGCGCGGCTACCTGCTCGTCAACCCGCTGCAGGGAAAGCATATGCCCGTGCCGCCGCACGCCGCACTCGACATGATGGCGGCGCTCGGCAGGCGCGTTGCCGCACAGCATCCCGAGGCGCGGCTCGTTATCGGCTTTGCCGAGACGGCGACCGCGATCGGCGGCATCGTTGCAGAGGAGATCTCCCCCTCCTGCACCTACATCCAGACGACGCGCGAGAAGCCGGCGGACGTCTCCCGATGGATCGAGTTCATGGAGGAGCACAGCCACGCGCCCGAGCAGCGGCTTGCTGCCGATGCATTGGAGGAGGCGCTCGCGCGGACGGATACGGTCGTCTTTGTGGACGACGAGCTCTCGACGGGCAGGACGCTCTGCAACATCATTGTGCAGATGCGGGCGGCACTGCCCGCCCTCTGCGGAAAGAAGCTCGTGGCGGCGTCGCTCCTGAACCGCCTGACCGAGGCGGATACGGCACGGCTGCGCGCGCACGGTGCGGAGAGCATCGCGCTCCTGCACCTGCCGGAGGGGGACTATGAGGCGCGCGCGGCGGGGATTGCCGCACACGCACCGGAGGTCTGTGCCCCCGAGAGGGCGATCCCCTGCCGGCGGCTCGTGCTGCCCTCGTGCAGGACGCCGCGCACGGGCGTCATGATCGGGGACTACATGGCACACTGGCGGGAGGAGGGGCATCGTCTCGCCGCGTCCCTGCCGTGGGGGGCGGGGGAGCGCGTGCTCGTCCTCGGGACGGAGGAGTGCATGCTGCCGGGGCTGCTCATTGGCAGGGCGGTCGAGGAGCGCGGCGCGGATCATGTCTGCTTTCATGCGACAACGCGCAGCCCCATCGGTATCGCAACGGCGGAGGGCTATCCCATCCGTGCGGGATGGCAGCTGCAGAGCTTTTACGAGGCGGGGCGCACGACCTACATCTACAATTTGGAGCCGTATGACCACGTGCTCATCGTGACAGATGCGGCGCAGGCGGTGGAGGACGGCGTGCAGAGCCTCCTCGCCGCACTCGGGAGGAGCGGCAGCACGGACATCGTCTGCCTGACGGCGGGCGGCTGCGGAAAGGATGAATAG
- a CDS encoding cysteine protease StiP family protein, translating into MFSSYRAEDVTILLKDITGCIDPLPTAERERLIQSGHHYSEMLPLEYEPTEKYLEAYADALARYAGITAQATARLAEQIYAEKGADAALVSLARAGTPIGILLKHYIRQRFGADVAHYTISIIRGRGIDANAMDYILARHAPAAVQFVDGWTGKGAIQRTLVEAAAPYAGLSAGLAVLSDPAYVAEKCGTHDDFLIASSCLNATVSGLLSRTVLRADLIGPADFHGAAFYEELRGKDLTYDFIDSVERLFPPAAYPIEEAAAHTSGLTEVERIAADFGIADINLVKPGIGEATRVLLRRLPWKLLVHSTTDEERLGHLYQLAEEKGVEVAAYPLRNYLACGLIRTLADN; encoded by the coding sequence ATGTTCAGCAGCTATCGTGCGGAGGATGTGACCATCCTCCTAAAGGACATCACGGGGTGCATCGACCCCCTGCCGACGGCGGAGCGGGAGCGTCTCATCCAGTCGGGGCACCACTACTCGGAGATGCTGCCGCTGGAATACGAGCCGACGGAGAAATATCTGGAGGCGTATGCCGACGCCCTCGCGCGCTATGCGGGGATCACGGCGCAGGCGACGGCACGTCTCGCGGAGCAGATCTATGCGGAAAAGGGCGCGGATGCCGCGCTCGTCTCGCTTGCGCGCGCGGGCACGCCCATCGGGATCCTGCTGAAACACTATATCCGACAGCGCTTCGGCGCGGACGTGGCGCACTATACGATCTCCATCATCCGCGGCAGGGGCATCGACGCGAACGCAATGGACTACATCCTCGCACGCCATGCGCCCGCCGCCGTGCAGTTCGTCGACGGCTGGACGGGCAAGGGGGCGATACAGCGCACGCTGGTGGAGGCGGCAGCGCCATATGCGGGGCTGAGCGCAGGGCTTGCCGTGCTCTCGGATCCCGCCTATGTGGCGGAGAAATGCGGGACGCATGACGACTTCCTCATCGCCAGCTCCTGCCTGAACGCAACGGTGTCCGGCCTCCTGAGCCGCACCGTGCTGCGCGCTGACCTCATCGGCCCTGCGGACTTCCACGGGGCGGCGTTCTATGAGGAGCTGCGCGGCAAAGACCTGACCTATGACTTCATCGACAGCGTGGAGCGTCTCTTTCCCCCTGCGGCATACCCGATAGAGGAGGCAGCGGCGCATACCTCGGGGCTCACGGAGGTGGAGCGCATCGCGGCAGACTTCGGCATCGCCGACATCAACCTTGTGAAACCCGGCATCGGGGAGGCGACCCGCGTCCTCCTGCGCCGTCTGCCGTGGAAGCTGCTCGTCCACAGCACGACGGATGAGGAGCGGCTCGGACATCTCTATCAACTGGCAGAGGAGAAGGGCGTGGAGGTCGCAGCATACCCGCTGCGGAACTACCTCGCGTGCGGGCTCATCCGCACACTCGCCGACAACTGA
- a CDS encoding HAD family hydrolase: protein MEDILFASDLDNTLLFSRRHRRAGDICVEHLAGEEQGFMTPPTVQHLRAVRDGLRFIPVTTRSVEQYLRIAWPEGTAPEYAVTTNGAVLLHHGAQDAAWRAEHAALLADAQEEIARQYARHAGRDAFIRCRIVDGAYLFTYCADHIDPAACAAQCREETSLTVLHSGRKIYFFPEGLDKGAAVRALCRRFAPRRVYAAGDSAIDLPLLMAADHAFAPAALPGADSPHIRRHTGAEPFSEWLLGALRDLSD, encoded by the coding sequence ATGGAAGACATCCTGTTTGCATCGGATCTGGACAATACACTGCTCTTCTCGCGCCGCCACAGGCGTGCGGGCGATATCTGCGTGGAGCATCTCGCGGGGGAGGAGCAGGGCTTCATGACACCTCCGACGGTGCAGCACCTGCGCGCCGTGCGCGATGGGCTGCGCTTCATCCCCGTCACAACGCGCTCCGTGGAGCAGTATCTGCGCATCGCATGGCCGGAGGGGACTGCGCCGGAGTACGCCGTGACGACGAACGGCGCCGTCCTCCTCCACCACGGCGCACAGGATGCGGCATGGCGCGCGGAGCACGCGGCGCTCCTCGCAGACGCGCAGGAGGAGATTGCGCGCCAGTACGCGCGGCACGCGGGGCGGGACGCATTCATCCGCTGCCGCATCGTGGACGGCGCGTACCTCTTTACCTACTGCGCCGACCATATCGACCCTGCCGCCTGTGCGGCGCAGTGCAGGGAGGAGACAAGCCTCACCGTCCTGCATTCGGGGCGCAAGATCTACTTCTTCCCCGAGGGGCTGGACAAGGGGGCTGCCGTGCGCGCCCTCTGCCGCCGCTTCGCTCCACGCCGCGTCTATGCTGCCGGCGACAGCGCCATCGACCTGCCGCTCCTCATGGCGGCAGATCATGCCTTTGCCCCCGCAGCCCTCCCCGGCGCGGACAGCCCGCACATACGGAGGCATACGGGCGCAGAGCCGTTCTCCGAGTGGCTGCTCGGCGCACTGCGGGATTTATCCGACTGA
- a CDS encoding nucleoside/nucleotide kinase family protein, translating into MHEKRWRCYAMTVNGLPQEIRYNEATVEGLFLPLLHRLTALQVEKDGRILAFLAAPPATGKSTLLQFMEQLARERGDLPRGQALGMDGFHYPNSYLASHTILRDGMEIPLKNIKGAPETFDVALLAEKLKAAKAGVTTFPVYDRRIHDPRPDALIVDAPILLIEGNWLLLDEEPWRNLRALADYSIRIDAAPELLRERLIGRKVQGGLSEAEARAFYEASDAANVLRFAAHAGAADEVWCMEADGDFVRIKLHTKNPLR; encoded by the coding sequence ATGCACGAGAAACGATGGCGCTGCTACGCAATGACCGTGAACGGTCTGCCGCAGGAGATCCGCTATAACGAGGCGACCGTAGAGGGGCTTTTCCTGCCGCTCCTGCATCGCCTGACCGCCCTGCAAGTGGAGAAGGACGGGCGCATCCTCGCCTTTCTCGCCGCGCCGCCCGCGACGGGCAAGTCCACCCTCCTGCAATTTATGGAGCAGCTTGCACGGGAGCGAGGTGACCTCCCACGGGGGCAGGCGCTCGGCATGGACGGCTTTCACTACCCGAACAGTTATCTTGCGTCGCATACGATTCTGCGGGATGGCATGGAGATCCCGCTGAAAAATATCAAGGGTGCGCCCGAGACCTTCGACGTGGCGCTGCTTGCAGAAAAGCTCAAAGCCGCAAAGGCGGGCGTGACGACCTTTCCCGTCTATGACCGCCGCATCCACGATCCGCGCCCCGACGCGCTCATTGTGGACGCACCCATCCTCCTCATCGAGGGGAACTGGCTGCTGCTCGACGAGGAGCCGTGGCGGAATCTGCGCGCACTTGCGGATTACAGCATCCGCATCGACGCAGCGCCCGAGCTCCTGCGAGAGCGCCTGATCGGCCGCAAAGTGCAGGGCGGCCTCTCCGAGGCGGAGGCGCGGGCATTCTATGAGGCGAGCGACGCCGCGAACGTCCTGCGCTTTGCGGCGCATGCGGGCGCAGCAGACGAGGTCTGGTGCATGGAGGCGGACGGCGATTTTGTGCGCATAAAGCTGCATACGAAAAATCCCCTGCGGTAA